Proteins encoded together in one Labrus mixtus chromosome 18, fLabMix1.1, whole genome shotgun sequence window:
- the si:dkey-177p2.6 gene encoding cell division cycle-associated protein 4 translates to MLGRGVKRKWSCLEELEGETLPASAEKKNGEEDQEDKDDFLVGPSKSDMSHLQQRQRVLGLCLEKLQRYQAGVELSLRRSVLLINTLRQIQEDMQSDGVGACTSDVLLNGVHSDSCILREDLPVTCPGCAEVEEDNFSPQLSSELHVQEANSSPDQPKSLPAATINAFSDAVNAMGYLSDLALDDIFEDIDTSMYETSDLPSAWASVSVSLWADEDVKMRSSSHASAGSLQSCLTDLNELDHIMEILVKS, encoded by the coding sequence ATGTTGGGTCGTGGTGTTAAGCGGAAGTGGAGCTGCCTGGAGGAGCTCGAGGGGGAGACCCTCCCTGcttctgcagagaagaagaatggCGAGGAAGACCAGGAGGATAAGGACGACTTCCTCGTGGGTCCGTCCAAGTCCGACATGAGCCACCTGCAGCAGCGTCAGCGGGTGCTCGGCCTCTGCCTGGAGAAGCTGCAGCGCTACCAGGCGGGCGTGGAGCTCAGCCTGCGTCGCTCCGTGCTCCTCATCAACACGCTCAGGCAGATCCAGGAGGACATGCAGAGCGACGGGGTGGGCGCCTGCACGTCAGACGTTCTCCTCAACGGCGTCCACTCTGACTCCTGCATTCTCAGGGAGGACTTGCCGGTTACGTGCCCCGGGTGCGCAGAAGTAGAGGAAGACAACTTTTCTCCCCAGCTGTCGTCTGAACTCCACGTTCAAGAGGCAAACAGCTCGCCTGACCAGCCTAAATCACTTCCGGCGGCGACCATCAATGCTTTCAGCGATGCCGTAAACGCCATGGGCTACCTCAGCGACCTCGCCCTGGACGACATCTTTGAGGACATTGACACATCGATGTATGAGACTTCAGACCTGCCCTCTGCCTGGGCGTCCGTCAGCGTGTCACTTTGGGCAGACGAGGACGTTAAAATGCGCTCTAGCAGTCACGCCTCAGCTGGGAGTCTCCAGTCGTGTCTGACGGACCTCAACGAGCTGGACCACATCATGGAAATTCTGGTAAAGTCCTGA